GAAAACTATACATTTATATTGCACAGAAGCAGTAAAATTACATGGAGACAGTCAGTTCGGTGCCAAACAGGTAAAACATTGCATACTTCAAAAGCCAGTTTTTATAGCTTGTAGACGAAACTTGCAAAGATGAAGATGGTGTTCGCCTATGGTAGTCGTATACCCTGAGAACACAGGACAGATGAAGAAGCATCAGAACCTTGGCTATACTATTTGTTGCTGATGATATTACTCCTGTTGATGCACCAAAATGGTGCCCGTCCGAAATTTACCCTGAAAAAGCAAAAGGAACTTAGAATACATGCTCATATTTTGGCCATGAAAGTTATCTATGCAACTGAGTCCATTACTAACTTCCATAAACAGAAAGATGGCTTACCCAttacatcaaaaagaaaaagaactgtAGCTACAAAAGGCTGGGCGAGCATTCTTGTTCTTCTGGAGTCTCCCTCTTGCGACAAGGTTGAGGTGATGTGTGTTCTGCCTTCATCATTTCAGCATCAGGAGGCaaacatctttttgaaaaaaaggtAGTAATGCTCTTAGTCCGGACGATCTTCTTGGGGACTGTAAAGAAATGTGTATGTTAATTCTactgaaaaaaatatataaaatatgacTCGTACATAGGAACTAAAAGGGAATGAGACAAGAAATTGAGGATGGTCTTTTAAGTAACAAATGATGAGCATATTATACCTGGGGAAATACCaagcttgtccaaaatttctttCTTAACCTGCAAAACAACTTGTATCAGTTCCTGAGTATTTTTAAGACACATAAGCTCTTCTCCTGACTATGGCTGTATGTGCTACAACTGCCGCGAGGTATTGAATGAAAGCAACAGCAGTGGAAACTATGAAGAATAACAATGGCTGCAAATTACCTGCCATCGGTTGTCCACAAATTGAGATATCTCGCGCACTTTACTTCCTAATTGTATCTTTGATACCGTGGGGAAGCTTTGCTGCAGAGACTCTATCACCTTAGCAATTGCTTGTGGGCTGGATTGAATAGCTACCACCTGTGTAcatgaagaaaaatattataaCCTCCAGTCAGCATCCTTTCTGCCAACTGGTTATTGACCAGGTTATCTAGGAGCTGATGCTTCCAAAAAAATAGAATAACAATCACGCAATAAAAAATTAACAACATTAACTGCACTTCGCAGGGTCAGTAGCTGCACAGAATATTTTCCTTACAATTTTAGGTAAGTCCTTGTCTTGTATTACTGATACAGGTGCTGGAGGAGTTGAGGGTGTAGCCGTGCTGCCCTTATCATGCAACTGAGCAACCTCTTCATCCTTTTGTTGGGTACTACAATTTTTTGCCGGTGACTGTGCACACCCAGGAAAAGATCCaagcttgtccaaaatttctttCTTAACCTGCAAAACAAGTTAACCAATTCCTGAGCATTTTAAAACCTTAAAGAATTAGAATGAGTTCTTCTCCTGGGTAGGGTTGTGCACGGTACAACTACCACGAGGCATTGAACAAAATGAAGTAACAGAAGTGGAAAATATTAAGCGTAAGAAGGGTTGTATTTACCTGCCATTTGTTCTCCGCAAATTGAGATATCTCACGCACTTTGATTCCTAATTGCTTCTTTGATACCTTAGGGAAAATTTGCTGGAGAGACTCTACCACCTTGCTGATTGCTTGTGGGCAGGATTGAATAACTGATACCTGTGTACATGAGAAAATTATTATAATTTCTGGTCAGCCCAGGCCAAAAGTAGATTCTATCATGATGTGGAGCTGACTAACGCTAATCAAGCATTATCTGCACACAGTTATAGATAGTGTTCTCTAGAAGCTGATgctttcaggaaaaaaaatataacaatatTTGACGACCTCAACTGCCACTTCCCAGTGTCAGCAGCTGCTCAGAAAGTTTTTTGTTTAGCACAACTCTTGTTAATAAAGCAgttcaaataaaaaaattccttacaatTGTTGGCAAGTCCTTGTCTTCTATTACTGATATAGGTGCTGAAGGTGTTGAAGTTGTAGATGATTTGCTCTTGTTATGAGATTTAGATatctcttcatcctcttcttgtgtACTATTATTATCAGCTGATATCTGTATATTTGCACTCCCAGGAAAAGGACGAATGCTCAGGGATTGCAAAAACATTTGTTCTATCTTTGAAGTGCCATGGAGATCTTCAGCCATCAGCAGGGCAGCTTTCTCATGCATAAGATTTGATATGATCAAGGGCTTATTCTTTAGAAGAGCATTATGAGTCAATTTGTTGATATAATTCTGCTGCCGAAGCAATATATGTAGTTCATCACTCTCGACATTTTCCTTACAAGTAGCCGAACTTTGggcttcaccatcatcatcactatcaatCTCCATGCTATCAACATGTACTCCCTGTATGAAAAGTCCCAAACATCATTTTAATTTGCACATCGGATTGCTTGATAAAATCCTAATTACTTTCAGATATTAATTGACTGTGATTCAAGTAATCAATTAttgaaaacaacatcaaatagtACCTCATTTTCCGATAGATATCCATCAGGTACAAAGAAACCATCTTCACTTCCATCTTCATCCTCCACTATCACATTTGCCTCATCTGAGATGTCTTCCTCTTCATCCTTCTCACAGTCAGAAAGGCTTTCACCAGGTTCCTCCTGCATAGAAAAATATTAATCGCAGCTATTTTATTACCTATTATAAAGTGTAGAGTCAACCGAAGTATACCTCTTCCCATTCTTCGTCACTTTCAATATCATAATCCAAGTCAGGATCCTTCCTAAAAGGATGGCGGGGTCCAATAACATTACtgcaataaaataaaaaagatcaaAATGAATAACAGACAGAAACAATAAACTTATAGAATACTACAGACCACCTTTATACATGATCAAAAGATAGTTCTTCTAGCAGATTCTACTGCAAATCTTAAAAGAAGAAAGCTAACTCAAAGATCCTAAGACACCTTACACAATCTGGTGGTCCTATGATGCATGGAAAACTCCAGTTGCCATTTGAGACAAACCAACTTGAGATATCAAATGGGGATAATTTCTAGTTGTAATGAAAACTTACACACTCCGGTATTATATTCTTCATAATTAACAACCATTCCGGTACACTTTTTCATACGGTAATATTCtcattaaacaaaaataaaaaacaggaAAAACAGGAAACTAGAGCTAACCTTTTCTTGGACAAAGTGCCGTAATAAGCTGGTCTATTGCTCTTATCAAATTGCAATAATTTCTTTATGCCATTGCATATCCGAATGGTATCTGCATTATCTCTTCCCAATTTATCATCAGAATTAGTTTCTTCCCACTCATCAACTAGTTTGTCAATGCTCATCTCACCACGGTGCATGACCCCTTTACTAGAAGCTACGAGTTTTGCTGAATCTATAGCAGTTTCGGAGGTCGAGGCGTGTAACTTAAGTTCCTTGACTAATGCAGACTTGGGTTTGCAACGTAAACCCCAACGTGTCGACCTGTCCAACCGAGAACGACCCAATCTATTCCAAGAACGAACATGAGACCTGGAAAACATACAGAGTTTAAAaattttggaaaagaaaataAGCCATCCAAATTCAGATCAAATAAAAGACAGCAACACAACACATGGACAGCTTACTTCCACAGGTCCACTGCATCAATACCACTGCTTGATGAAAGGGCTGAGTCCATTAAAGATGTTGCCGCATTGAGATTATGTTTTTCCCTTATTACGGAAGTATCTACAGCAGGTGTGTTCATAGAAGGTGAGCCATCCTGGGGACTCGAACTATCTTTTTTACTTTTAAAAAAACGTTCCATCATTGTTGCTTGCTTTTTTACAGCAAGTTGTTTTTTCAACTCAGCTGCTTCCTTTTCTCGCCTTCGCTGTTCTTTCTCAGCTTCCTCCTGTTGCCTCTTGATTTGCTTCTTCATTTCAGCTTCTTCTTTCTCACGGCGTTTTGCCTCCTTTTCTGCCTCTTCTTGTAGCCGCTTTGATTCCTTCTCCTGCAACACAACAAATAAATCAGCTAAGAAATATTTAAATCATTGCCTTGGCGGTGTGTCCAGAATTTCAGCACAAGCACAGAAGCTATACAGAACAAAAATAGCAACAATATATGTACCATCCAATGGAGTCCTAGACTCCATACATGCaaagcaaaatattttatccaagtCTAAAATGTCTAAATTGGAACCACCGACCCAAAAAAATGCCTAAGGTTGGAAGCAAGTATAAATATATCAGACATTCCAGTTAGGAAGACTACCATGTGCCTATGGTTCTCTTTGGTTATATTTCAAATGAACCAGAATGCATGGTTACATATTTCTAAAATTAACATAATCATACCCAACAACTATCTAATAAAATCAAACTAGCAAACTGAAGTGACAGCTTTCTACAACATGTTAAGAGGAGAGCCTAAATGGTGTGGTAGTTTACCCAAAATAAGAATCGGACAACAAGGTCTACTTACATTATGCAATTCCATTCTCTTCTTTTCCTTCTCAACCTCTCGCTTATTTCTTTCCAGATCTTTTGTtagctctttctcttttctttccagtTCTTTTGCTAGCTCTTTCTCTTTTAACTTGGCTTCCTTTTCAGCCCTGATATATAACATACAGAGATCAGATGGAAGAGAAGTTGAGactaattaaaaagaaaaaaaaatgttcaagCTCTGTTACTTACATATCCGCCCTGTTTGTCTGTGCCATGTTTAGCACCAACTGACGAATAGCTGCCTCATTTAGCACTTTCACAAGCTTACCTGAAGCTTTCGCCAGATCATCTTTGTAACTCGGATGACTGTGTGGTGTCTCTAAAGCGGATATCATTGCTGAATATATAAACAGGAAGAGTATAAGTAATAAATTCAACAGATCCAAATAAGATTGCAGAAAAAAAAGAACAGTCCTGGTAGTGAATACGGTTGTGCAACGTCAGGTAGGCTATCCCACTTTTAGACTAGATCCGTCTAGTAGACCAGTGAATTAGTGATAGAACGCAAACTAAGCCGACGAAACAGTACAACTCATCCTAGAACTTAAAACCCTGGTGATTATGTGACAGAACCTTCTGTAATGTTATAATGTAGCATACAGAAAACGTAATGGTTACGTAGATCAAAAAACTACAAATTCCTTTCGATACTTTTATCACCAACTCAATGTCAGCAGTTTGGTGAAAACGTGTTCGATTTTTAATATAGGAAATCCACTTTTACCAAAAAAAAGGCATACTGAAAAACTTCCTAGAAAACCAATTCAGCTGTAGCTATGTGAACCAAAGCAATCCCCACCAACTGCAGGGTTCCAAATCGACTAAAATTTTGTCGATATCTCTTTTTGGAAGATAATTAAAAGGAAACAAATAAAGCATGTTGTAATAAAGACATACTAAATGTCGGTACTTCGCGATGAAGAAAAGGAATCTAAAGCATAATAAACACGCGGTAAAGAAGCAAACAACGACTATACCAGTCAATGCATCTGTCACTGAATAAACTTACCCGAAACAGCAACAATTCTCTCCTGAATTCTCTTCCTACATACCCTTCGAGCATTCACAACCCCTTTTAGACTTTTCGGAACCAGCTTCAACTCTCTTGTCTAAGCACCAAATTTAGCAAGAAAAGACCAAACAGGTCAGCGCAAAACAGACAAAATTACTAATAACAAAACATAAAACACAAAAGTAATCAAATTTATCACCTCCCAACACCACAAGCACTTATCACTATCATCCTCCAACACATCAGCATCAGCATTACCAATCCCATACATAACTCTCTGCCCAACCGATAAAACCGAACTCCTCACAGACGCTAACGTAATCCCATCTTTACCTTTCAATTTCTCATAAATCTCATCAACTAATTTCGAATACGGTAATCCACTCTCTTCAATCAAACTAGCATACAACCAATTCCCAGACAAACAACCATCTTTCTCCTCAAAATTCAACTTTTCTTCAACTAACCCCTCTCTAAAAAACCTAAGCAAACTCTCAATTTCTTCCTTCAACTCCTTAATCTTGCCTTCCCTCTCTTCTACACTAACATTTTCCACAGcaatcctctttcttttcaatgtcTTCTGTACTTTCTTGACCGCCGTTCCCTCCTCAATCGGTACCCCATCAATCACCATCAAACCCGCCATCACTtaaccctaaaaatcaaacaaaccccaaatcaaaatcaaaaaaacccaaatgaaacaaagaaaacacaaatcaaatcaagaaaaacccaaatcaaaccctaaatccgCAGAACAGATCTGAACAAGAAACAAAGACTAACTTAAACcaataaagaaatcaaaaaacataacttcaaaaccctaaaagaacGAAGAAACTCACCGATTTGGTTCAAATCTAGGGTTTGTAACAGTAAAGCTAAAACAACTAGCGATGAATGAAACGGAACTCCACCAAATCCAGAAATCTTGTGAGAGGGAGATATTCCAAGTGAGATTTCTTTGATTCCGGAAAGAGAAGTTCCGGAGAAAGAATCTATAACAGTAAACAACTAGTGTTGGTTGACTGAAACGAAACTCCCCCAAATCCAGAAATCTTCTGAGAAGGAGATGGTGTAAGTGAGATTTCTTTGATTCCGGAAAGAGAAGTTCCGGAAAAAGAATggaacttggagaaatcgaagCGATTGTCTCAGTGAAATCTGAGTATTTGAAGAGAGAGAGCGAGCGAGGGATaggaaattttttaattttttgggaaatGAGATTTGGTTAAAGGCGAAGGGATTTATAATCGGACGGTTGAAAATGGAGGTGTGGAAATTGGATTGATGTTAGACGTAGATAATAGATTGAGTTGAAAAATGAAAACGAAATCTCCCGCCATGTGTTAGGTTTTGCCTCCAAATGTCGAAAAGTAGGCGGGGGAATAAATGGATTAAAGTGGGCTTTTGGATGGGCTTTACTAGTTTGTGGAGATCATTTAGGTCTACCtagtaggggtgagcatgggccggtatggacggTTTTCACCTCATCCACGTCTAGGCCGCACAAGAACCGGTTAAGATGACTTGGACCGGACTAGAACCGTAAATACCGGAACGGTATCGAACTGGAACCGGTGTGGCCGGTACAGGGACCGGTACTGGAAGTTGAGAATCGGGATAGATCGGTACAGGGACCGGTTCTTGGGGGGACCGGACTGGAATCGGACCATAAGTCCCGGTTGATATAGATCGTTAGATCTAGATAGGTTTTTAATCGTATCCGTCCAAGATAGGTTTAGAGAATCCTATATGATCTTCGCTAACTCTTTCACTCtcattgttttcttcttcttttttcttctgaagAGTGAAGAGCAGCCTACATAACACAATTTcgacttgttcttcttcttttctctctatCAATCTTTCACCACCTCTATGTCTGTCTAACTGAGTTCGATCTGTTCGTCTCTCTATCAATCTATCAGGTACTTTACTTATTCTTGTTCGATTTGTTTCAATCTTTGTAAATCTCAtggattgatttagggtttgagattgatGTAGACTTACTCGAATGAGCAATCTATCTAATGGGTTATGTTTAATTTTTTGTAAGTTTATCAATTTCTACTGTTTTCAATTTTTATGGTTAGGGTTTAAAtaatttgatttcttttcttcttgttcGATTTCTTTGTAAATATCATGGATTGATTAGGTTAAGTACTTGAGTAATATGATCAGCATTATGACAGTACATATTAGTAATCTGATTTGTTTCAATTTTTCATGGTTAGGCTTTTTAAATTGTTTCACTACTTGAGTAACCTGATTAGAACAGTACATATTACCAAGTATTAATGGGAGAAAGTAGAACAACAGTTAGCTGATATTAGCACCTGCAGTACATGAACAACTGTTTCATGTAATCAGAGGTTCAGAATTTGGATACATGTGTTGACTGTTGAGTATGCTAatcagaatttgcataattaagtaTTTGCATAATTAGGTATTTGCATAATTAGGTATTTGCATAATCATAGTCTTCCCTTTCCAAAATCCAATAGAGAAGCTAGTTGCTTTTCTGTTGGTCAGCCATCCGGGACTTCAAGATGCAAAAACACCATGTCTAGATTCAATTTCGTGTTATTTTATATCCAGTGACTTGAAGTTTATTTGatagtaattacaaataatcaattttgttgattttgttagATGGATACACGTAATTCAACTCAAGGAAAAGTGAGATCTGCAGTATGGGAACACTTTGAGAAACTGGATTCTACAACAGCAAAGTGTAGGCACTGCTGAAAGATATATGTTGCTGATGCCATGCGAAATGGGACATCTAATTTGATAGCTCATATAAAAAGATGCTCGTTATTTCAAGCAATGGGGCGATAGAGAGCTTGATGTTCATGTTCTTTCAAGCAATGGAAGGTACATAAGGAGTTGGTAGTTGCAGGTTTAGGAAATGGAATGTTGGTTGCTGTTACAAGTAGTGGCTCAGCTGAACTGAAGCAATGCAGTGAAGAAATGGTGCTTTGGTTTGTTTGTTTGAGAACAACGATGGTGATTTGGTTCAGCTGAACAAAGCAATGCAGTTTAAGTACTTGAGTAATCTAATTAGTATTATGAACTTATTGAAATGTTGAACTTAAATATGTAACCGAATGAATTTATTTTGTGATGTTAGACATTGAACTTATGGCAAATTGGAAGTCTGTAATATTTTTCAggtaaaaaacccggtaccggtcttgtaccggaccggtaccggcGGTACAGGTACAATCtcaggtacaagtacaggtaccggtcctcaaaatgaaGTACCGGTTCCATAAAAGAACCGGGTCGTACCGGACCATGTGCACCCTTATCCATGTCTAGGGGTGtgcataaaaaccggaaccgcggatttcacccATATTCGTccgtaaaattgcgggtgaaacccAATCCTCAAGAActatgggccggacacggatggaattctcaaatccgcatgTTTACACGGTTCGGATGCGGTTGGAATTTGCAATtcgcggattcacccgcaccgcaGGGGAGTAAGGGAATTTGATGGAACCATTAAGGATAGTATGAAAAGTATGAATTTTATATATAAACatctttatttttttgaaacctaATTCACGGTCATTGCTATTGTTGTTCTCTTTTCCAATCGATCACAATGTTATGAAGCAAGCAACAAACAAGAATTATTCTCGGCAACCTATTTATATACCTCCATATTGTACCTTGAAGGATCCCCCACATTTCCTTTTGCCTCGCTAGCGCTCTCGGTGCTACCATTATGGTTGTAAAATACTGCTTGTTGAGTTCCGACATAGACTCTGACAAGCCAGGGTAATAGAGGAAAACCCATGTCCCCGATTATATATTCTCTCATTTCTGAACCTTTGCGAAGATGTATTTTCTTCCCACTTAATTTATTCCCTTTCTCACAAAGATTGAAGAAGCCTGAACTTCGGAGGGCTGACGACTCGTTTACACTTTTTGGCCATCCAGTGACTATGTCTCTAAACCTCATTTATGGGTCAACAATGACTTGTAGAATCATGCTGCGATTGTTTTTGCTATCATACCAAACATTGTTTGAGCTATCCACTGTAGGAAAATTTAATATTCGTATAATTCTCTGGCTAAATCCGCAGTTAATCCGCATCCGGCCCATATCATCCGTTGATCCGTGGATGTGAAATCCGCAGGTGATTGGGTTGGACAcagttggattttccaaatccgcaactttgacggattggacgcGGTGACCCTAATCCGCAACCATCCATCATTTGCACACCCCTATCCACATCCAATCCAGTACACTACAGATTTTAAATttagcatccgcatccaatccaacatccagcGGATtcgcatccaatggatgcacggatggaaGGATTGGATACGGAtgatccaatggatttgttttagataaaatttataataaagaaaTAAAGCCGACATAAGTAACTTCTTATGGAATCTACGTAtcctatatatgtatacaaatatatAAGTGTCATGGGGGACACCccaaacaaacacattaaaactTCCTAATTTATCCATAGTATTTTCTAAATCTATATAAATGTCCTTAGTTTAACGGATATGGACGCCAAACGGATTTTCAAGATTACATCCGGACCCAATCCGTCATCCTTTGTATTTTAAAAATCTCATCCGCGTCCAACCCATGAGCGAACGGTTCGGGAATCCATCCACAAaaatacggttggtcccggttaaatctgCGAATAGGGGTCAAATGCTCACCCATACTACCTAGTCTGCTCCGATAGTGGTGGTGGGCAAGGTTGTGAAATCGTGAAGCGTAAGGTGACTCTATTATAAAAGGCGAAGCATCAATTTATAGTTGTTTTTATATGTGCCTTGgtaattgaaaaaacaaaaaaaaaattacaacttTTTTCAACTAAATTCCATGGATTTGTAATAAATATCTACGTTTCAGTCATATGACGATCACCTAGTAAGCCCCGAATGTCTTTAGTAATAATTCACGAACGACCACTTTAAAAATATGGATGAATGAGGATATATGGAGAGATATACATAAtaggaaaaggaaaataaattaaTGATAAAAAAATGCATGGGTTTGGGCCCACCAGTCGGTCATCCATGCCTcagtcgtggccagtcccatgcctctccatgatgagaaatgtgagtaagtcgttctagcagttgaaggagtaagcaaattagtggatggacaatcaactaTATCTTCCACGCATGTGGAAATGGTTAAACCATGATTTCTCATTCTTCAACTCCtctgcaaccgtcacacttactataGATCAATGTGATAACTACTTCTGCAATACAAAACTTAACTCAATTCAAGGGATCTCTGACGAAAACTACTGAACATAACTTATCAATCATTGACGGTTCATCCAACTTGCAGAAGTTTCCAACATATCCATAATGCTtcaatcatcattgatctcacataacTCTCAGATTCCCTCCTAAAAATCATCCTTCATCCCTCTTTGtgattgaattgaattgaatctggaacgaccattttgtTGGTTTACAACGGAGTCATAcaaattgatatctcgaactcaaagcactctcgtgcagtgtatCTGTTAAAGGTTTAGGCAGTTTGCTTAATTGAGGATCCACTTTtactaaaaaaccagcaaatcgttttcacccatcaatACCAGCCTATAGAAGCATAGGATTATCTAATCATTCAAAATCGCATCTTAAAAAGGGAATATTTACGAGTCATCTAAGATGCGCTTCAAAATCACGTTCTGAATTGATGTGAAAATGAGTGGCATGACTCGTGCGTCGTATGACTATAATAACCTTGGTGATGAGAGATAATTGATCAAAATGGAAAATAAAACATTGTTAAAAGATAGCTCTATAAATGGGGTATTTTATTGGCTATGGTTAGATCACTCCGAAGACCCCTTAAAACCTATGAACTCAGAGAGAGTCTTCAAATTCTATTACATAAAAAATCTATGGATGTTTCTAAAAATTTATCAAATTGGAATTGGGCCTCCAGATTCTAGATCATCTAAACTTTCCTTAATACATGAAGTTTCCTCCCAAATTTTATCATTTATCCAATTTAATTTATGTTTTAACTCTCTTAAACTCGATTTTGCAACTATTTGTTGCATAATATTTTCCctctaaattttatttttttcgtaATTATGTATACTAACTTTGAAGTTTATGGAATGATTTTCGTACCCAAGTCGGTTTTATATCGAGTTCACACGTTGAAATTTCCTCCACCAAAAATTCTTACATCCAAGCTAGATATGACTTTTTATCATTATAAACGTGGTGAAAAATATTTTCACTGTCGTTATACATGTGTGCCTTACCATCTAAGGAAACATCTTACCTTTATATTTCTTTGACTCCATTCCGTCAACTTAGCATCTATATAACAAGTTTTGTTGACACAAGTTTAAAGTGATTTTATAAGATAAGCAA
This genomic stretch from Papaver somniferum cultivar HN1 chromosome 5, ASM357369v1, whole genome shotgun sequence harbors:
- the LOC113284151 gene encoding chromatin assembly factor 1 subunit FAS1-like; the protein is MAGLMVIDGVPIEEGTAVKKVQKTLKRKRIAVENVSVEEREGKIKELKEEIESLLRFFREGLVEEKLNFEEKDGCLSGNWLYASLIEESGLPYSKLVDEIYEKLKGKDGITLASVRSSVLSVGQRVMYGIGNADADVLEDDSDKCLWCWETRELKLVPKSLKGVVNARRVCRKRIQERIVAVSAMISALETPHSHPSYKDDLAKASGKLVKVLNEAAIRQLVLNMAQTNRADMAEKEAKLKEKELAKELERKEKELTKDLERNKREVEKEKKRMELHNEKESKRLQEEAEKEAKRREKEEAEMKKQIKRQQEEAEKEQRRREKEAAELKKQLAVKKQATMMERFFKSKKDSSSPQDGSPSMNTPAVDTSVIREKHNLNAATSLMDSALSSSSGIDAVDLWKSHVRSWNRLGRSRLDRSTRWGLRCKPKSALVKELKLHASTSETAIDSAKLVASSKGVMHRGEMSIDKLVDEWEETNSDDKLGRDNADTIRICNGIKKLLQFDKSNRPAYYGTLSKKSNVIGPRHPFRKDPDLDYDIESDEEWEEEEPGESLSDCEKDEEEDISDEANVIVEDEDGSEDGFFVPDGYLSENEGVHVDSMEIDSDDDGEAQSSATCKENVESDELHILLRQQNYINKLTHNALLKNKPLIISNLMHEKAALLMAEDLHGTSKIEQMFLQSLSIRPFPGSANIQISADNNSTQEEDEEISKSHNKSKSSTTSTPSAPISVIEDKDLPTIVSVIQSCPQAISKVVESLQQIFPKVSKKQLGIKVREISQFAENKWQVKKEILDKLGSFPGCAQSPAKNCSTQQKDEEVAQLHDKGSTATPSTPPAPVSVIQDKDLPKIVVAIQSSPQAIAKVIESLQQSFPTVSKIQLGSKVREISQFVDNRWQVKKEILDKLGISPVPKKIVRTKSITTFFSKRCLPPDAEMMKAEHTSPQPCRKRETPEEQECSPSLL